A stretch of the Actinomyces faecalis genome encodes the following:
- a CDS encoding HIT family protein, whose product MSDQTTTAAPSPTEPPAEVSVFTRIIEGQIPGRFVWADQVCVAFATIEPQTPGHVLVVPRQQVESYIDADDATIAHLAVVARRIAATQVRVFDAVRPGIAVVGMDVPHLHVHVLPLHEAADIAPSRAHEADGAALDAAMEDLRAGLREDGWADFVPEQMGSPALA is encoded by the coding sequence ATGAGCGACCAGACCACGACTGCTGCCCCGAGCCCCACCGAGCCACCTGCGGAGGTCTCGGTCTTCACCCGTATCATTGAGGGGCAGATCCCTGGCCGCTTCGTGTGGGCGGACCAGGTCTGCGTCGCCTTCGCCACCATCGAGCCCCAGACGCCGGGGCACGTGCTCGTGGTCCCGCGTCAGCAGGTGGAGTCCTATATCGACGCTGACGACGCCACGATCGCCCACCTCGCGGTGGTCGCCAGGAGGATCGCCGCCACCCAGGTCCGGGTCTTTGACGCTGTGCGTCCCGGGATCGCGGTGGTGGGGATGGACGTGCCGCACCTGCACGTCCACGTCCTGCCGCTGCACGAGGCCGCGGACATCGCTCCCTCCCGGGCGCACGAGGCAGACGGCGCGGCGCTGGACGCGGCGATGGAGGACCTGCGTGCAGGGCTGCGTGAGGACGGGTGGGCCGACTTCGTGCCTGAGCAGATGGGTTCTCCGGCACTGGCCTGA
- a CDS encoding methionine/alanine import family NSS transporter small subunit, giving the protein MHAPAIILMIIAILVLWGGLAVSVTALLVRGRREEDEERAVAFARAHAHLHEGSSQS; this is encoded by the coding sequence GTGCACGCACCTGCGATCATCCTCATGATTATCGCGATCCTGGTTCTGTGGGGCGGTCTGGCCGTCTCGGTCACCGCGCTGCTGGTCCGTGGCCGGCGCGAGGAGGACGAGGAGCGCGCCGTGGCCTTCGCGCGCGCCCACGCCCACCTGCATGAGGGCTCCTCACAGTCCTGA
- a CDS encoding metal-dependent transcriptional regulator, whose amino-acid sequence MSERRKRSGAPGQGVAEEDSAVTQDYLKAVWAACEWGGAGASVTGLARRMGVAPSTASENVARLVEAGLLEHEPYRAVTLTQAGRERAMSIVRRHRLLETYLVERLGFEWDEVHAEAEDLEHACSSRLLQALDRALDHPLRDPHGDPIPTQDGRLVVPVLRAVETVAVGRTVVVGRILDDTAVLRALSRAGIGLDSPVTVVARGSVPSGAGRSRRATTVRTALPRPGAEEHEVVLPPGSLWVVA is encoded by the coding sequence ATGAGCGAGCGTCGCAAGCGGTCCGGGGCCCCCGGGCAGGGCGTGGCCGAGGAGGATTCCGCGGTCACCCAGGACTATCTCAAGGCGGTGTGGGCCGCCTGTGAGTGGGGCGGTGCGGGAGCCTCGGTGACGGGCCTCGCCCGGCGCATGGGCGTCGCCCCGTCAACGGCCTCAGAGAATGTGGCCCGGCTGGTTGAGGCAGGGCTGCTGGAGCACGAGCCCTACCGGGCCGTCACACTGACCCAGGCCGGGCGGGAGCGGGCCATGAGCATCGTGCGCCGCCACAGGCTGCTGGAGACCTACCTGGTAGAGCGCCTGGGATTTGAGTGGGACGAGGTCCACGCAGAGGCCGAGGACCTGGAGCACGCCTGCTCCAGCCGTCTGCTCCAGGCCCTTGACCGCGCGCTCGACCACCCGCTGCGTGACCCTCACGGTGACCCGATCCCGACCCAGGACGGTCGGCTGGTCGTCCCGGTCCTGCGGGCCGTGGAGACGGTGGCCGTGGGACGCACCGTCGTCGTCGGGCGGATCCTGGATGACACCGCGGTGCTGCGCGCCCTGTCGCGAGCCGGCATCGGCCTGGACAGCCCGGTCACCGTGGTGGCGCGGGGGAGCGTACCGTCTGGAGCAGGGCGCTCACGCCGTGCGACGACGGTACGCACAGCGCTGCCACGTCCCGGCGCCGAGGAGCACGAGGTCGTCCTGCCTCCGGGGAGCCTGTGGGTGGTGGCCTGA
- a CDS encoding leucine--tRNA ligase: MTDNVQAPENATPYRYTAELADTIESAWQDRWEERGTFNADNPVGAMAGPDAAKEKFFLLDMFPYPSGKGLHVGHPLGYIATDVVARFTRMTGKNVLYTMGYDAFGLPAEQYAVQTGQHPRVSTEANIANMRRQLRRLGLSHDPRRSLATIDVDYVRWTQWIFLQIFGSWFDPTAPRRDGRGLGAARPVSELEAKLASGEVEVPGGRRWEDLTAGERTDVIDSFRLAYVSSAPVNWCPGLGTVLANEEVTSEGRSERGNYPVFKRNLRQWMMRITAYGDRLAEDLDTVDWPEKVKSMQRNWIGRSEGADVTFAVEGLAAPADGDAAGSQQDGEPGLTVYTTRPDTLFGATFMVVAPEHPMLGGLLGASEAEDAAALTVPAAWPEGTREAWKAGHASPREAVAAYRAYAASATEAERTDEGRTKTGVFTGLWGVNPVNGKRVPVFVADYVLMGYGTGAIMAVPAHDDRDHAFAHVYDLDLVQTIGPADDPHGIDLSEAAYTGDGVAVNSANEEISLDGKTKDEAKAAMISWLEDKGYGRGAVTYRLRDWLFSRQRYWGEPFPVVWDEEGHVHALPESMLPVELPEVTDYSPRSYDPDDASSSPQPPLGKAEEWVNVTLDLGDGPRTYRRETNTMPQWAGSCWYELRYIDPTDDAQLVAPANEEYWMGPRPEAGNVSGGTDLYVGGVEHAVLHLLYSRFWHKVLFDLGVVSSSEPYHKLFNQGYVQAYAYTDSRGQYVPADEVEGDETTGFTWKGEPVTREYGKMGKSLKNIVTPDDMYEAYGADTFRVYEMSMGPLDQDRPWDTRAVAGAQRFLQRLWRNVVDETTGETTVVDAPADEDTRRLVARTIVGVREDYEGMRLNTAIAKLIVLNNHLTGLDAVPREAVEALALMTAPVAPHIAEEIWNRLGHEESLAHEAFPVVEDESLLAAEKVTCVVQVKGKVRDRLEVDPGVSDAELERLALEAPGVVRALDGRGVRKVIVRAPKLVSVVPE, encoded by the coding sequence ATGACGGACAACGTGCAGGCACCTGAGAACGCGACGCCCTACCGCTACACCGCGGAGCTGGCCGACACCATCGAGTCCGCCTGGCAGGACCGCTGGGAGGAGCGCGGCACCTTCAACGCCGACAACCCCGTGGGCGCCATGGCCGGCCCGGACGCTGCCAAGGAGAAGTTCTTCCTGCTGGACATGTTCCCCTACCCCAGCGGCAAGGGCCTGCACGTAGGGCACCCGCTGGGCTACATCGCCACCGACGTCGTGGCCCGCTTTACCCGCATGACGGGCAAGAACGTCCTGTACACCATGGGCTACGACGCCTTCGGCCTGCCTGCCGAGCAGTACGCCGTCCAGACCGGCCAGCACCCGCGCGTCTCCACCGAGGCCAATATCGCCAACATGCGCCGTCAGCTGCGTCGGCTCGGCCTGTCCCACGACCCGCGCCGTTCCCTGGCCACCATCGACGTGGACTACGTGCGCTGGACCCAGTGGATCTTCCTGCAGATCTTCGGATCCTGGTTCGACCCCACCGCCCCGCGCCGCGACGGGCGAGGTCTGGGTGCCGCCCGTCCGGTGAGCGAGCTGGAGGCCAAGCTCGCCTCAGGTGAGGTCGAGGTGCCTGGAGGCCGGCGCTGGGAGGACCTCACCGCAGGGGAGAGGACCGACGTCATCGACTCCTTCCGCCTGGCCTACGTCTCCTCCGCCCCGGTCAACTGGTGCCCGGGCCTGGGCACGGTCCTGGCCAACGAGGAGGTCACCAGCGAGGGACGCTCTGAGCGCGGCAACTACCCGGTCTTCAAGCGCAACCTGCGTCAGTGGATGATGCGCATCACCGCCTACGGTGACCGCCTGGCTGAGGACCTGGACACCGTGGACTGGCCCGAGAAGGTCAAGTCCATGCAGCGCAACTGGATCGGCCGCTCCGAGGGTGCCGACGTCACCTTCGCCGTCGAGGGGCTGGCTGCTCCTGCCGACGGCGACGCTGCCGGTTCTCAGCAGGACGGCGAGCCCGGGCTCACTGTCTACACCACCCGACCGGACACGCTCTTCGGCGCCACCTTCATGGTGGTCGCCCCTGAGCACCCGATGCTAGGCGGTCTGCTCGGTGCCAGCGAGGCGGAGGATGCTGCCGCCCTGACCGTGCCGGCTGCCTGGCCCGAGGGGACGCGCGAGGCCTGGAAGGCTGGTCACGCCAGCCCGCGTGAGGCCGTGGCTGCCTACCGTGCCTACGCCGCCTCGGCCACCGAGGCTGAGCGGACGGACGAGGGCCGTACCAAGACCGGTGTCTTTACCGGTCTGTGGGGTGTCAACCCCGTCAACGGCAAGCGTGTACCCGTCTTCGTCGCCGACTACGTGCTCATGGGCTACGGCACCGGCGCCATCATGGCGGTGCCTGCACACGACGATCGCGACCACGCCTTCGCCCACGTCTACGACCTGGACCTTGTCCAGACCATCGGGCCGGCTGACGACCCCCACGGCATCGACCTGTCCGAGGCTGCCTACACCGGTGACGGTGTGGCCGTAAACTCGGCCAACGAGGAGATCAGCCTGGACGGCAAGACCAAGGACGAGGCCAAGGCGGCCATGATCTCCTGGCTGGAGGACAAGGGCTACGGACGTGGCGCGGTGACCTACCGCCTGCGTGACTGGCTCTTCTCCCGCCAGCGCTACTGGGGCGAGCCCTTCCCGGTCGTGTGGGACGAGGAGGGACACGTCCACGCCCTGCCCGAGTCCATGCTGCCGGTCGAGCTGCCGGAGGTGACCGACTACTCGCCGCGCTCCTACGACCCTGACGACGCCTCCTCCTCCCCGCAGCCGCCGCTGGGCAAGGCCGAGGAGTGGGTCAACGTCACCCTGGACCTGGGCGACGGCCCCAGGACCTACCGTCGTGAGACCAACACGATGCCACAGTGGGCGGGATCGTGCTGGTACGAGCTGCGTTACATCGACCCCACCGACGACGCCCAGCTCGTGGCCCCGGCCAACGAGGAGTACTGGATGGGACCGCGGCCGGAGGCGGGCAACGTCTCTGGAGGCACGGACCTGTACGTGGGGGGCGTCGAGCACGCGGTGCTGCACCTGCTCTACTCCCGCTTCTGGCACAAGGTCCTGTTCGACCTGGGCGTGGTCAGCTCCTCCGAGCCCTACCACAAGCTGTTCAACCAGGGCTACGTCCAGGCCTACGCCTACACCGACTCCCGCGGTCAGTACGTGCCCGCCGACGAGGTCGAGGGTGACGAGACCACGGGCTTCACCTGGAAGGGCGAGCCGGTCACCCGCGAGTACGGCAAGATGGGCAAGTCCCTGAAGAACATCGTGACCCCGGACGACATGTACGAGGCCTACGGTGCGGACACCTTCCGCGTCTACGAGATGTCCATGGGCCCGCTGGACCAGGACCGCCCCTGGGACACCCGGGCCGTAGCCGGGGCCCAGCGCTTCCTGCAGCGTCTGTGGCGCAACGTCGTCGACGAGACCACCGGTGAGACCACCGTGGTGGACGCCCCCGCTGACGAGGACACTCGCCGGCTGGTCGCCAGGACCATCGTGGGCGTGCGTGAGGACTACGAGGGCATGCGCCTGAACACGGCCATCGCCAAGCTCATCGTCCTCAACAACCACCTCACGGGCCTGGACGCCGTCCCGCGCGAGGCCGTCGAGGCGCTGGCCCTCATGACCGCGCCGGTCGCCCCGCACATCGCCGAGGAGATCTGGAACCGCCTGGGACACGAGGAGTCGCTGGCTCACGAGGCCTTCCCGGTGGTCGAGGACGAGTCGCTGCTGGCGGCGGAGAAGGTCACCTGCGTCGTCCAGGTCAAGGGCAAGGTCCGTGACCGGCTCGAGGTGGACCCCGGAGTCAGTGACGCCGAGCTGGAGAGGCTCGCGCTGGAGGCTCCCGGCGTCGTGCGTGCGCTGGACGGTCGGGGCGTGCGCAAGGTGATCGTGCGCGCCCCCAAACTCGTCTCAGTCGTTCCCGAGTGA
- a CDS encoding GNAT family N-acetyltransferase, whose product MRYLRQARSGDLAALNEICVRTAAYGSDVTSQMSRPELVGAVYADPYLLCDPASCFVVSGAGDDDGAPAGAEGEVVLGYVVGTLDTAGFRRWFAGEYAPARLAELGLAEETADPSSLTARDRSCLRLLRAPAPDPEPWLGRYPAHLHIDLLEPVRRQGWGRQLVEAWVGHARASGVAGLHLDVGADNTGAIAFYEAIGLQRIGQDDDGVTMARSLAEE is encoded by the coding sequence GTGAGGTACCTCAGGCAGGCCCGGAGCGGCGACCTGGCCGCGCTCAACGAGATCTGCGTCCGCACGGCTGCCTACGGCAGTGACGTCACCTCCCAGATGAGCCGGCCTGAGCTGGTAGGAGCGGTCTACGCCGATCCCTACCTGCTCTGCGACCCTGCCAGCTGCTTCGTCGTCTCCGGTGCTGGGGACGACGACGGTGCTCCGGCTGGTGCCGAGGGTGAGGTAGTGCTGGGCTACGTCGTCGGTACGCTGGACACCGCCGGCTTCCGGCGCTGGTTCGCTGGCGAGTACGCTCCGGCGCGCCTGGCTGAGCTGGGCCTGGCGGAGGAGACGGCAGACCCCAGCAGCCTCACGGCCCGGGACCGGAGCTGCCTCAGGCTGCTGCGGGCACCCGCGCCTGATCCGGAGCCCTGGCTCGGGCGCTACCCCGCCCACCTGCACATCGACCTGCTGGAGCCTGTCCGACGCCAGGGATGGGGCCGACAGCTGGTCGAGGCCTGGGTCGGCCACGCTCGCGCCAGTGGTGTGGCAGGTCTGCACCTGGACGTCGGGGCGGACAACACCGGTGCCATCGCCTTCTACGAGGCGATCGGTCTCCAGCGCATCGGACAGGACGACGACGGCGTGACCATGGCACGCTCGCTGGCTGAGGAGTAG
- a CDS encoding vitamin K epoxide reductase family protein produces the protein MARIPTEAEIDAMSEDELQAYLASAQDRDVQAVAAQGGTAGAEDVAAWLRATGSSRSYALLLIVAGLIGIAASWELMASELKVLREPLADLTCDINPLVSCAGTLDMWQGNLLGVPNSFIGAMAFAVLLVLGLALASGVQLPRWMWWGVVAGTVCAVVLVAWFLGVSVLTFGKLCPLCLVIWAVTILTAASTWGEAALRGHLGLPEPAARRLSQARWWVAGAMYVIVVAVILIAFWDGWAALLR, from the coding sequence GTGGCTCGTATACCCACCGAGGCAGAGATCGACGCTATGAGCGAGGACGAGCTGCAGGCCTACCTCGCCTCGGCCCAGGACAGGGACGTGCAGGCGGTGGCAGCCCAAGGCGGTACGGCTGGAGCTGAGGACGTCGCGGCGTGGCTGCGTGCCACCGGCTCCTCGCGCTCCTACGCCCTCCTGCTCATCGTGGCCGGCCTCATAGGGATCGCGGCCAGCTGGGAGCTGATGGCCAGCGAGCTGAAGGTCCTGCGTGAGCCGCTGGCAGACCTCACCTGTGATATCAACCCCTTGGTGTCCTGCGCGGGTACCCTGGACATGTGGCAGGGCAACCTGCTGGGGGTGCCCAACTCCTTCATTGGCGCTATGGCCTTTGCGGTGCTGCTGGTCCTGGGGCTGGCGCTGGCCTCAGGTGTGCAGCTGCCGCGCTGGATGTGGTGGGGCGTGGTGGCCGGGACGGTGTGCGCCGTCGTCCTCGTGGCCTGGTTCCTGGGCGTCTCGGTCCTCACCTTTGGCAAGCTCTGCCCCTTGTGCCTGGTGATCTGGGCGGTGACGATCCTCACGGCGGCCTCGACCTGGGGCGAGGCCGCGCTTCGTGGGCACCTGGGCCTGCCCGAGCCAGCAGCGCGTCGGCTGTCACAGGCACGGTGGTGGGTGGCCGGCGCGATGTACGTCATCGTGGTGGCTGTCATCCTCATTGCCTTCTGGGACGGCTGGGCGGCGCTGCTGCGATGA
- a CDS encoding serine/threonine protein phosphatase → MLRDDVGPGPAQPAQPSGGAGQAPGTRTRRVRRALPLPLTRLHAAWSRWWSARSVAFRKVTRTLVLLVVTAAVSLAVGLVTASASSPIGPHTARWSTTLDSQVTVDLGPLGQASLDSPAGLVGVEVVLGEIPAESTRVQIDSSTLGRTLSTDASSYVSLVSHPDLTVKAGLRALLADGVRRAGLVASLMLCLVAVGRLATSGRLRDSLLATMRHGMATGLAAVTALGTVAALLVPALGTHTSVGTTLSVLAGTPLEGARLSGRLADVVQAYGPRVREVIDDNEAFYAKAGANMAAAWQASQEVDGLVAVTVSEGRADVEALRAEADAVVAKQLADLPASEGADAADGNDGEQDPVATSQAEEPASQESLTAAPEDQEGEGHQEPEGAATTVPAQAPAATGALAVRERTVTTAVLSTDLHCNLDMIALVGQLDGLAGAQVHMDDGDLTMTGSNPEQLCVDALTSAVPRGTARVATIGNHDSNETGDQLRSRGWTVTDGTVQEVAGLRLLGDVDANRTPAGRSFQRGEETSEQVGARLAEVSCEPGADVDLVLIHQPYTFSPLVSSGCAPLLVAGHSHQEYGMSVSEGTRGPVAQLRAGAGLGGTSVGRIKSDAYLHVLSFDEEGHLLGWRAVTVHTDASVTVGAWNEVPQTGTSWQGASQAALKVLAED, encoded by the coding sequence ATGCTGCGCGACGACGTCGGGCCCGGCCCTGCGCAGCCCGCCCAGCCGTCTGGCGGTGCCGGGCAGGCGCCCGGCACGCGCACGAGGAGGGTACGCCGGGCACTGCCCCTCCCGCTGACCCGCCTCCACGCGGCCTGGAGCCGGTGGTGGTCAGCACGGAGCGTGGCCTTCCGCAAGGTCACGCGCACCCTCGTGCTGCTGGTGGTGACGGCTGCCGTCTCCCTGGCCGTCGGGCTCGTCACGGCCAGCGCCAGCTCTCCGATCGGGCCCCACACGGCGCGCTGGTCCACGACCCTGGACTCTCAGGTCACGGTGGACCTGGGCCCGCTGGGGCAGGCCTCGCTGGACTCACCGGCCGGGCTCGTCGGCGTGGAGGTCGTCCTGGGGGAGATCCCTGCCGAGAGCACGCGCGTCCAGATCGACTCCTCGACCCTGGGACGGACCCTGTCCACGGACGCCTCCTCCTACGTCTCGCTGGTCTCGCACCCGGACCTGACCGTCAAGGCCGGCCTGCGGGCCCTGCTGGCCGACGGCGTCCGCCGGGCCGGTCTCGTGGCCTCCCTCATGCTGTGCCTGGTGGCCGTGGGACGGCTGGCGACCTCAGGGCGCCTGCGTGACTCCCTGCTGGCCACCATGCGTCACGGTATGGCGACGGGTCTGGCTGCGGTCACGGCCCTCGGCACGGTGGCCGCGCTGCTGGTGCCGGCTCTGGGCACGCACACCTCGGTCGGCACCACCCTGTCCGTGCTGGCCGGGACACCGCTGGAGGGCGCGCGTCTGTCCGGCCGTCTGGCCGACGTCGTCCAGGCCTACGGTCCCAGGGTGCGCGAGGTCATCGACGACAACGAGGCCTTCTACGCCAAGGCCGGTGCCAATATGGCCGCTGCCTGGCAGGCCTCGCAGGAGGTTGACGGGCTCGTCGCGGTCACGGTGAGCGAGGGCCGGGCGGACGTGGAGGCCTTGCGGGCCGAGGCGGACGCCGTGGTGGCCAAGCAGCTGGCAGACCTGCCGGCGAGCGAGGGAGCCGATGCGGCGGACGGTAACGACGGCGAGCAGGACCCGGTGGCTACTTCCCAGGCTGAGGAACCGGCCTCCCAGGAGAGCCTGACCGCGGCTCCCGAGGACCAGGAGGGCGAGGGACACCAGGAGCCTGAGGGGGCGGCCACGACGGTGCCGGCGCAGGCGCCGGCGGCTACCGGCGCGCTGGCCGTGCGTGAGCGTACGGTGACGACGGCGGTGCTGTCGACGGACCTGCACTGCAACCTCGACATGATCGCCCTGGTCGGGCAGCTCGACGGCCTTGCCGGAGCCCAGGTACACATGGATGACGGTGACCTGACGATGACCGGCTCCAACCCCGAGCAGCTGTGCGTGGACGCGCTGACCTCCGCCGTGCCCAGGGGCACGGCACGTGTGGCCACCATCGGCAACCACGACTCCAACGAGACCGGCGACCAACTGCGCTCCCGCGGCTGGACCGTCACCGACGGCACGGTCCAGGAGGTCGCCGGCCTGCGGTTGCTGGGCGACGTCGACGCCAACCGCACGCCCGCCGGCCGTAGCTTCCAGCGAGGCGAGGAGACCTCGGAGCAGGTCGGAGCGCGACTGGCCGAGGTCAGCTGTGAGCCGGGTGCCGATGTCGACCTGGTCCTCATCCACCAGCCCTACACCTTCTCGCCCCTGGTCTCCTCTGGCTGCGCCCCGCTGCTGGTCGCCGGGCACTCCCACCAGGAGTACGGCATGAGCGTGTCTGAGGGGACCCGGGGGCCGGTCGCCCAGCTGCGCGCGGGAGCCGGGCTCGGGGGGACCTCGGTCGGCAGGATCAAGAGCGACGCCTACCTGCACGTGCTCTCCTTCGACGAGGAGGGACACCTCCTGGGCTGGCGCGCGGTGACCGTCCACACCGACGCCTCGGTGACGGTGGGCGCGTGGAACGAGGTCCCGCAGACCGGCACCTCCTGGCAGGGTGCCTCCCAGGCCGCGCTGAAGGTTCTCGCCGAGGACTGA
- a CDS encoding sodium-dependent transporter — MPATSSSPSPGTGVEREQWSGQLGFLMAAIGSAVGLGNIWRFPGVAYTNGGGAFMVPYIVALLAAGIPILLLDYATGHRYRGSSPTALRRISTRFEWLGWFHVMICFVIMTYYAVIVAWSLRYTLFSLTTAWGDDAGGFFYSYIGLGELSASGSPSYSAQPVAGVIIPLLIVWAFGLFTIARGVSGGVEKANKIFLPLLVVMFVILVVRALLLPGATDGLNELFTPNWQALGNHRVWMAAFGQIFFSLSVGFGIMLTYASYLRPRSNLVGTGLVAAFANSSFELLAGIGVFSTLGFMAHSAGVGVPQLEGISGVALSFVTFPTVISEMPGGPLFGVLFFGSFTMAGLTSFISIIQLVSAGAAEKFGWSTLKATLVTGITSAVLSFVLFGTSSGLYDLDVVDAFINNIGVVASALVVCVGLGLVLRKLKVLQRHLNLVSETRLVRGWWRLLVAVVIPVLLGVMFVQTVWSYATEGYSYSRGFEAVFGWGMLFIVAVGTVVLTAAPWRTPVDDFTPADLDVLEGVK, encoded by the coding sequence ATGCCCGCTACCTCCTCTTCTCCATCGCCGGGCACCGGCGTCGAGCGTGAGCAGTGGAGCGGCCAGCTCGGCTTCCTCATGGCCGCGATCGGCTCAGCCGTGGGCCTGGGAAATATCTGGCGCTTCCCGGGCGTCGCCTACACCAACGGTGGCGGGGCCTTCATGGTCCCCTACATCGTCGCCCTGCTGGCAGCCGGTATCCCGATCCTCCTGCTCGACTACGCCACCGGGCACCGCTACCGTGGCTCCTCGCCCACGGCCCTGCGCCGCATCTCCACGCGCTTTGAGTGGCTGGGCTGGTTCCACGTCATGATCTGCTTCGTCATCATGACCTACTACGCGGTCATCGTGGCCTGGTCGCTGCGCTACACGCTCTTCTCCCTGACCACCGCGTGGGGGGATGACGCTGGTGGCTTCTTCTACTCCTACATCGGCCTGGGCGAGCTGTCAGCCTCCGGGAGCCCCAGCTACTCCGCCCAGCCGGTGGCCGGCGTCATCATCCCCCTGCTCATCGTGTGGGCCTTCGGCCTGTTCACCATCGCCCGGGGCGTGAGCGGGGGAGTGGAGAAAGCCAACAAGATCTTCCTGCCGCTGCTCGTAGTCATGTTCGTCATCCTGGTGGTCCGCGCCCTGCTGCTGCCCGGAGCCACCGACGGCCTCAACGAGCTGTTCACCCCCAACTGGCAGGCGCTGGGCAACCACCGGGTGTGGATGGCGGCATTCGGCCAGATCTTCTTCTCCTTGTCCGTGGGCTTTGGCATCATGCTCACCTACGCCTCCTACCTGCGTCCGCGTTCCAACCTCGTAGGCACCGGTCTTGTGGCGGCCTTTGCCAACTCCTCCTTTGAGCTGCTGGCCGGCATCGGCGTCTTCTCCACCCTGGGCTTCATGGCCCACTCGGCAGGCGTGGGGGTCCCGCAGCTTGAAGGCATCTCCGGTGTGGCCCTGTCCTTCGTCACCTTCCCGACCGTCATCTCCGAGATGCCCGGGGGCCCGCTGTTCGGGGTCCTGTTCTTCGGCTCCTTCACGATGGCGGGCCTGACCTCCTTCATCTCGATCATCCAGCTCGTCAGTGCCGGGGCGGCTGAGAAGTTCGGCTGGTCCACCCTCAAGGCGACACTGGTGACGGGTATCACCTCGGCGGTGCTCTCCTTCGTCCTGTTCGGCACCTCCTCAGGCCTGTACGACCTCGACGTCGTCGACGCCTTCATCAACAACATCGGTGTGGTGGCCTCGGCCCTCGTGGTCTGTGTGGGACTGGGCCTGGTGCTGCGCAAGCTCAAGGTCCTCCAGCGCCACCTCAACCTCGTCTCCGAGACCCGCCTGGTGCGTGGCTGGTGGCGCCTGCTCGTGGCTGTCGTCATCCCAGTTCTGCTGGGCGTCATGTTCGTCCAGACCGTGTGGTCCTACGCCACCGAGGGCTACAGCTACTCCCGGGGCTTCGAGGCGGTCTTTGGGTGGGGCATGCTCTTCATAGTCGCCGTGGGCACCGTGGTGCTCACGGCCGCGCCCTGGCGCACCCCGGTTGACGACTTCACACCTGCCGATCTCGACGTCCTCGAGGGGGTGAAGTGA
- a CDS encoding HAD-IIB family hydrolase gives MSEKTPETTTAATETDGARQLPALVAFDLDDTLAPSKTAMPEPMAAALRTLLDQAQVCIISGGQIRQFRDQVLAHLGASSEELARLHLMPTCGTRYYTHAPAATGDAEDDWTLVYSNDLSPAQIEEGLAVVEREARRLGLWEEETWGPVLEDRGSQITFSALGQEAPIDAKRAWDPTGEKKAALRDAVAPLLPDLEVRSGGSTSVDITLKGVDKAYGMRRLTEVTGIPLEDMLFVGDRLDPDGNDYPVKAMGVDCHAVTGWEDTVTFVTELAERLAAQRASEQEA, from the coding sequence ATGAGCGAGAAGACGCCTGAGACCACCACCGCAGCGACCGAGACCGACGGCGCCCGGCAGCTGCCCGCCCTGGTCGCCTTCGACCTGGACGACACCCTGGCCCCCTCCAAGACCGCGATGCCTGAGCCGATGGCGGCTGCCCTGCGCACGCTGCTCGACCAGGCCCAGGTCTGCATCATCTCCGGAGGGCAGATCAGGCAGTTCCGTGACCAGGTCCTGGCGCACCTGGGAGCCTCCAGCGAGGAGCTCGCCCGGCTCCACCTCATGCCGACGTGTGGCACCCGCTACTACACCCACGCCCCGGCGGCCACCGGCGACGCGGAGGACGACTGGACCCTCGTCTACTCCAACGACCTCAGCCCCGCCCAGATCGAGGAGGGCCTCGCGGTCGTCGAGCGGGAGGCGCGTCGCCTGGGCCTGTGGGAGGAGGAGACCTGGGGCCCGGTCCTGGAGGACCGTGGCAGCCAGATCACCTTCTCCGCCCTGGGTCAGGAGGCTCCCATTGACGCCAAGCGCGCCTGGGACCCGACGGGGGAGAAGAAGGCCGCGCTGCGCGACGCCGTCGCCCCCCTCCTGCCCGACCTGGAGGTGCGCTCAGGGGGCTCGACCAGCGTCGACATCACCCTCAAGGGCGTGGACAAGGCCTACGGCATGCGCCGCCTGACCGAGGTCACCGGGATTCCCCTGGAGGACATGCTCTTCGTCGGGGACCGGCTCGACCCTGACGGCAACGACTACCCGGTCAAGGCCATGGGCGTGGACTGCCACGCAGTGACCGGATGGGAGGACACGGTCACCTTCGTCACCGAGCTGGCCGAGAGGCTGGCGGCGCAGCGCGCGAGCGAGCAGGAGGCCTGA